One Maribacter cobaltidurans genomic window carries:
- a CDS encoding response regulator has product MDTVRILAVDDHEMTTLGYKYILEDAEFEDFMVKVDIAKSYDKGKEKIEHSARTLPYDIILLDIQLFPAESKDPRSGVDLGKLAREIVPDSKVVFMSSFSDSYRINNIFKAVNPDGYMVKSEIDEMSLKTMVETIVKKPPYYTASALGAVRRRMASNIEIDEQDQKILYYLSLGTNTRDIAPLIASANTTVEARKRQLKAIFGVKNGNDLALIQEAKKRGFL; this is encoded by the coding sequence ATGGATACGGTGAGGATTCTGGCGGTGGATGATCATGAAATGACAACTTTAGGATATAAATATATCCTAGAGGATGCGGAGTTTGAAGATTTTATGGTCAAAGTGGACATAGCTAAAAGCTATGATAAGGGAAAGGAAAAAATTGAACACTCCGCAAGAACTTTACCATATGATATAATTTTGTTGGATATACAATTGTTCCCCGCAGAGTCCAAGGACCCTAGGTCTGGTGTTGATTTAGGTAAATTGGCAAGGGAAATTGTACCCGACTCAAAGGTCGTTTTCATGTCTTCTTTTAGTGATAGCTACCGAATTAATAACATTTTCAAAGCGGTTAATCCTGATGGTTATATGGTTAAGTCGGAGATTGATGAAATGTCCTTAAAAACCATGGTAGAAACCATAGTTAAAAAACCTCCATATTACACGGCCAGTGCATTGGGCGCCGTTCGTAGAAGAATGGCCAGCAATATCGAAATTGACGAGCAGGACCAAAAAATACTGTATTATTTATCCCTGGGAACCAATACTCGGGATATTGCTCCCTTAATAGCGTCTGCCAATACTACCGTAGAGGCCAGAAAACGACAGCTAAAAGCTATTTTTGGGGTAAAAAACGGAAATGATTTGGCGCTCATTCAAGAAGCCAAGAAAAGAGGGTTCTTATAA
- a CDS encoding TetR/AcrR family transcriptional regulator produces the protein MSTKAERTTAYIIETVAPVFNKHGYIGTSMSDLTEATGLTKGALYGNFENKEALALSAFEHNSKILLNALDEVLNISGSSLDKLKSLMDFYKQYDAFTNPMSGCPVLNVGVDAQHNNTLLAAAARETIKEIEGKIALVLENGVNKDEIKIPVTPLQFAKQLYTMIQGAISMATITKDRKYLLNTITYLEVLVRREL, from the coding sequence ATGTCCACCAAAGCTGAAAGAACCACTGCCTATATCATTGAAACAGTTGCCCCTGTATTCAATAAACATGGCTATATAGGCACTAGTATGAGCGATCTCACCGAGGCAACGGGTTTAACTAAAGGCGCACTCTACGGTAATTTTGAAAATAAGGAGGCTTTGGCGCTCTCTGCCTTTGAACATAATAGCAAGATATTGCTAAATGCTTTGGACGAGGTCCTTAATATATCAGGCTCGTCCTTGGACAAGCTAAAAAGTCTAATGGATTTCTATAAGCAATATGATGCTTTTACGAACCCCATGAGTGGATGTCCGGTACTTAACGTTGGTGTGGATGCACAGCATAACAATACATTATTGGCAGCGGCCGCTAGGGAAACCATAAAGGAGATTGAAGGAAAAATAGCCCTGGTTCTGGAAAATGGTGTAAATAAGGATGAAATTAAAATCCCTGTTACACCACTTCAATTTGCCAAACAATTATATACTATGATTCAGGGTGCCATTTCCATGGCGACCATAACAAAGGACAGAAAGTATTTGTTAAATACTATTACTTACTTGGAAGTTTTGGTGAGGAGGGAGTTATAA
- a CDS encoding DUF6503 family protein gives MNRVFTILILIGLLGCQEDKKIPSAQEIVDKSIQVSGGKKYGNSNIEFDFRKIHYSSELENGQKVLKRRIENDTAVILDVKSPSGFERYINDSLVVLADTTSNKYANSVNSVHYFAYLPYGLNDRAVQKRLLGKVDLNGKSYYKIQVTFKEDGGGDDFDDVYIYWFNADTFKPDYLAYEFHVNGGGQRFREAYNERYVGDIRFVDYKNYKPKLENTTIFNIDSLYLNNQLELLSNIALENVQVNQGSYN, from the coding sequence ATGAATAGAGTATTCACAATCTTGATATTAATTGGCCTACTGGGTTGCCAAGAAGACAAAAAAATACCCTCGGCCCAAGAAATAGTGGATAAAAGTATCCAAGTCAGTGGTGGAAAAAAGTATGGGAATTCCAATATTGAATTCGATTTTAGGAAAATTCATTATAGCTCTGAATTGGAGAATGGCCAAAAGGTGTTGAAACGGCGAATAGAAAATGATACTGCCGTTATTTTGGACGTGAAGTCACCTTCCGGTTTTGAGCGATATATAAACGATAGTCTTGTCGTACTAGCGGATACAACGTCAAATAAATACGCTAATTCTGTCAATTCCGTTCATTATTTTGCCTATTTACCCTATGGTTTAAACGATAGGGCGGTTCAAAAAAGGCTTTTGGGAAAAGTGGATCTAAACGGAAAAAGCTACTATAAAATCCAAGTTACCTTTAAGGAAGATGGTGGGGGCGACGATTTTGACGATGTATATATCTATTGGTTCAATGCCGATACATTCAAACCTGATTATCTGGCCTATGAGTTTCATGTGAACGGTGGCGGACAGCGTTTTAGGGAAGCCTATAATGAACGGTATGTTGGTGATATCCGATTTGTGGATTATAAAAATTATAAACCCAAACTGGAGAATACGACCATCTTTAACATAGACAGTCTTTACCTAAATAATCAATTGGAATTGCTTTCCAATATCGCATTGGAAAACGTACAGGTTAATCAGGGCAGTTACAATTAA
- the ytxJ gene encoding bacillithiol system redox-active protein YtxJ, giving the protein MGLFGNFFGKNDNGNSESGMDIPWISLENTDQLEVLTKNSGTRPQAIFKHSTTCGVSRMVLNMFKTSYGLEPSQMDFYFLDLHAHREVSNEVVKRFGVVHQSPQLLIIKNGVVVAHSSHGGISEIKLEQYV; this is encoded by the coding sequence ATGGGATTATTTGGTAATTTTTTTGGTAAAAATGATAATGGAAATTCTGAAAGTGGTATGGATATACCGTGGATTTCCCTTGAGAATACAGATCAGCTAGAGGTATTGACGAAAAATTCTGGAACAAGACCTCAGGCCATTTTCAAGCATTCCACCACATGCGGTGTGAGCAGAATGGTTTTAAATATGTTCAAGACCTCTTATGGTCTAGAACCTTCCCAAATGGATTTCTATTTTTTGGATTTGCACGCACACCGGGAGGTATCCAACGAAGTGGTGAAAAGATTTGGGGTTGTGCATCAGTCGCCCCAGTTATTGATTATTAAGAATGGGGTAGTGGTAGCCCATAGTTCACATGGGGGCATATCGGAAATAAAATTAGAACAATATGTATAA
- a CDS encoding PorP/SprF family type IX secretion system membrane protein, with protein sequence MNKFCGALLIVFVVVGLNAQDVELPSDYRQHNLMEYNSSLLNPAFALDRNNPSSVAFWSRWQWQTLDADPTSLFLNYSHRLNDISTAGLGFFQQNTEIFINTGIILNYGYTITLGERASLGVGINILGFQQKLADQRFFIPNPIQTEITDDFVVQMAPGINVKIDRFSLGLSSENLMDYNISTNERNTSTDGRIFLALASYEFQGVIQSDENSILRPSIYYKSIPGFDAQLGASALLSTNKFWTQIGYNSFYGISGGVGGRFFKRFSLGALVEFGISNDLKGTDPTFELVTAYKLGPLSSEERYPQDELIAEETIEKELTRAEKLAKRKEEKEQERLAKLQQQRQKDSIREASKLADLALEESKKQDQRKRDSIAEASEKKLLAEAQALERQRVLDSTEAVNKAKEEALALEIQRKQDSIAQVKLAEAEALKKEVVTPEKGERYEEVAKQGSLEPGYYLIANVFGTKRYFDAFMADLQKRGLSPGSFYRETNKYNYVFLARYDSISEARAARDSNFGGKYTDKTWIFRVVGE encoded by the coding sequence ATGAATAAATTTTGTGGGGCACTTCTTATTGTATTTGTAGTTGTTGGTTTAAACGCCCAGGATGTTGAACTTCCTAGTGATTATAGGCAACACAATTTGATGGAATACAATTCCAGTCTACTTAATCCCGCATTTGCGCTCGACAGGAACAATCCTTCTTCAGTTGCTTTTTGGTCCAGATGGCAGTGGCAGACCCTTGATGCCGACCCTACCAGTTTATTCTTGAACTACTCCCATAGATTAAACGATATTTCTACGGCAGGTCTTGGATTCTTTCAACAGAATACGGAAATATTCATAAATACAGGAATCATTTTAAACTACGGCTATACCATTACCTTAGGCGAGCGTGCAAGTCTAGGGGTAGGAATCAACATTTTAGGATTTCAGCAAAAATTGGCGGATCAAAGATTTTTTATTCCAAACCCCATACAAACTGAAATTACCGATGATTTCGTAGTTCAAATGGCGCCAGGTATTAATGTGAAAATAGACCGATTTAGTTTGGGTTTGTCCTCGGAAAATCTAATGGACTATAATATCAGCACTAATGAAAGAAACACCAGTACCGACGGTCGAATTTTTCTCGCTTTGGCCAGTTATGAATTTCAGGGTGTAATTCAATCTGATGAAAATTCTATTTTACGACCATCCATTTACTATAAATCTATCCCAGGATTTGATGCGCAGTTAGGAGCATCAGCCTTGCTTTCTACCAATAAATTCTGGACACAGATTGGATACAATAGCTTCTACGGAATCTCAGGTGGAGTAGGAGGAAGATTTTTTAAGCGATTTTCCCTCGGGGCTCTGGTAGAATTTGGTATATCCAACGATTTAAAAGGTACAGACCCCACTTTTGAATTGGTGACCGCTTATAAATTAGGGCCTTTATCCTCAGAAGAACGATATCCACAAGATGAATTGATAGCGGAGGAAACCATTGAGAAAGAATTGACTCGTGCTGAGAAATTAGCTAAAAGAAAAGAGGAGAAGGAACAGGAACGATTGGCCAAATTGCAACAACAAAGACAGAAAGACTCTATCAGGGAAGCTAGTAAATTGGCAGATTTGGCCCTTGAAGAATCTAAAAAGCAAGACCAAAGAAAAAGGGATTCTATTGCAGAGGCTAGCGAAAAAAAGTTATTGGCAGAGGCTCAAGCCTTGGAACGCCAAAGGGTGTTGGATTCTACCGAAGCTGTTAACAAGGCCAAGGAAGAAGCTTTGGCCTTGGAAATTCAAAGAAAACAGGATTCTATAGCCCAAGTAAAATTGGCCGAGGCCGAAGCTCTAAAAAAAGAAGTGGTAACACCCGAAAAAGGAGAGCGCTACGAGGAAGTAGCCAAACAAGGTTCCTTGGAGCCCGGTTATTATTTAATAGCTAATGTTTTTGGCACTAAGCGCTACTTTGATGCTTTTATGGCCGATTTGCAAAAGAGAGGTCTCAGTCCGGGATCATTCTATAGGGAAACTAACAAATATAACTATGTGTTTTTGGCAAGATATGATTCCATCTCTGAAGCACGAGCCGCAAGGGATTCCAATTTTGGAGGAAAGTATACCGATAAAACTTGGATCTTTAGAGTTGTAGGGGAATAA
- the clpB gene encoding ATP-dependent chaperone ClpB encodes MNFNNFTIKSQEAVQQAQVIAQSLGHQQIENEHLFKAITEVEENVVPFIFKKLGLNANLIKQILEKELNSFPKVQGGDIMLSREAGKSVNEASIIAKNMGDEYVSIEHLLLAIFKSKSKISQILKDQGVTEKNLVAAINELRKGSNVTSQSAEETYNSLNKYAKNLNELADSGKLDPVIGRDEEIRRVLQILSRRTKNNPMLVGEPGVGKTAIAEGLAHRIVQGDIPENLKDKVIYSLDMGALIAGAKYKGEFEERLKAVIKEVTSADGNIILFIDEIHTLVGAGGGQGAMDAANILKPALARGELRAIGATTLDEYQKYFEKDKALERRFQKVVVDQPDTESAISILRGIKERYETHHKVRIKDEAVIAAVELSQRYITNRFLPDKAIDLMDEAASKLRMEINSKPEELDVLDRRIMQLEIEIEAIKRENDQSKLKSLNLELANVKEERNEIFAKWETEKSVVDNIQKTKMDIENYKAEAERAERNGDYGKVAEIRYGKIKDAQENLAKLQEELAEQQNAGTLIKEEVTSEDIAEVVAKWTGIPVTKMLQSEREKLLNLENVLHKRVVGQDEAIQAVSDAIRRSRAGLQDMKKPIGSFLFLGTTGVGKTELAKTLASYLFDDENAMTRIDMSEYQERHSVSRLVGAPPGYVGYDEGGQLTEAVRRRPYSVVLLDEIEKAHPDTFNILLQVLDEGRLTDNKGRVADFKNTIIIMTSNMGSQIIQEKFENSTDIHSASEAARVEVLGLLNKMIRPEFLNRIDDIIMFTPLNKEDIREIVKLQLEGLKKMLDKQNITLDATDEAIDYLAERGYEPQFGARPVKRTIQKEVLNNMSKELLSGKIKSDSVILLDAFDDELVFRNQNDLVV; translated from the coding sequence ATGAACTTTAATAATTTCACCATAAAATCACAGGAGGCTGTACAACAGGCTCAGGTAATTGCCCAATCATTGGGGCATCAACAAATAGAGAACGAACATTTATTTAAAGCTATTACAGAGGTAGAAGAAAACGTGGTTCCATTTATATTCAAAAAATTGGGACTCAATGCCAACCTTATTAAACAGATTTTAGAAAAGGAACTCAATTCCTTTCCTAAGGTTCAAGGTGGAGACATTATGCTTTCCAGAGAGGCGGGTAAATCGGTAAACGAAGCCTCTATAATCGCTAAAAATATGGGGGATGAATATGTTTCCATAGAGCATCTCCTATTGGCTATTTTCAAGTCAAAAAGTAAAATCTCCCAAATCCTAAAAGATCAAGGGGTGACCGAGAAGAATTTGGTTGCCGCTATCAATGAATTGAGAAAAGGCTCCAATGTGACTTCCCAAAGTGCGGAGGAAACTTATAATTCATTAAACAAATATGCCAAAAACCTTAATGAATTGGCCGATAGTGGTAAACTGGACCCGGTTATAGGAAGGGATGAAGAGATTAGAAGGGTGCTACAGATTCTATCCAGAAGGACCAAGAACAACCCCATGCTTGTGGGTGAACCTGGAGTGGGAAAAACGGCTATTGCCGAAGGTCTGGCCCACAGAATCGTTCAAGGCGATATCCCTGAAAACCTAAAGGACAAGGTTATTTATTCCTTGGATATGGGTGCCCTGATTGCTGGTGCCAAATACAAAGGGGAGTTTGAGGAACGATTAAAGGCTGTTATTAAGGAAGTGACCAGTGCTGATGGTAATATCATATTGTTTATTGACGAGATTCATACGTTGGTAGGTGCTGGTGGTGGTCAAGGAGCAATGGATGCCGCCAATATTCTAAAACCCGCTTTGGCGAGGGGCGAACTTAGGGCCATTGGAGCCACGACTTTGGATGAGTATCAAAAATACTTTGAAAAGGACAAGGCATTGGAACGTCGTTTTCAAAAGGTTGTGGTAGATCAACCCGATACGGAAAGTGCCATTTCCATTCTTAGGGGAATAAAGGAACGGTACGAGACGCACCATAAGGTACGTATCAAGGACGAAGCGGTAATTGCTGCCGTAGAACTGTCCCAACGCTACATTACCAATAGGTTTTTGCCCGATAAAGCAATCGACCTTATGGACGAAGCGGCTTCTAAATTAAGAATGGAGATCAATTCCAAACCTGAGGAACTTGATGTGTTGGACCGAAGAATTATGCAACTTGAGATTGAAATAGAAGCGATAAAAAGAGAAAACGATCAGTCAAAGCTAAAGTCCCTGAACTTAGAGTTAGCCAATGTTAAGGAAGAACGTAACGAGATTTTTGCCAAATGGGAAACTGAAAAATCCGTAGTGGACAACATCCAAAAAACTAAAATGGATATTGAAAACTATAAGGCGGAGGCGGAAAGAGCCGAGCGAAACGGGGATTACGGTAAAGTGGCTGAAATTAGATATGGTAAAATCAAGGATGCCCAAGAAAATCTGGCAAAACTGCAGGAAGAGCTCGCTGAGCAACAAAATGCAGGTACCTTGATTAAAGAAGAAGTAACCAGTGAGGATATTGCCGAAGTCGTAGCGAAATGGACTGGAATACCTGTAACCAAAATGCTACAGAGTGAACGTGAGAAGCTCCTAAATCTGGAAAATGTGTTGCATAAGAGGGTCGTAGGTCAGGATGAAGCCATTCAGGCGGTTTCTGATGCCATTAGAAGAAGTAGGGCAGGTTTGCAAGATATGAAAAAACCAATAGGTTCCTTTCTGTTCTTAGGTACCACGGGTGTTGGTAAAACGGAGTTGGCCAAAACACTGGCCTCATACTTGTTCGACGATGAAAATGCCATGACCAGAATAGACATGAGCGAATACCAAGAAAGGCATTCCGTAAGTAGATTGGTAGGAGCACCTCCAGGCTACGTTGGTTATGATGAAGGAGGGCAATTGACAGAAGCCGTGCGAAGACGCCCCTACTCCGTTGTTTTGCTGGATGAAATTGAAAAGGCACATCCAGATACGTTTAATATTCTTCTACAGGTTTTGGATGAGGGAAGGTTAACGGATAATAAGGGACGTGTTGCCGATTTCAAGAACACCATTATCATTATGACCAGTAATATGGGTAGTCAGATAATTCAAGAGAAGTTTGAAAATTCAACCGATATACACAGTGCATCCGAGGCGGCAAGGGTGGAGGTCCTGGGACTTCTCAATAAAATGATTAGACCGGAGTTCCTAAATAGAATTGATGACATCATTATGTTTACACCCCTAAACAAGGAAGATATACGTGAGATTGTGAAACTTCAATTGGAAGGATTGAAGAAAATGTTGGATAAACAAAATATCACTTTGGATGCAACCGATGAAGCTATTGACTATTTGGCGGAACGAGGCTATGAGCCGCAATTTGGTGCCAGACCGGTAAAAAGGACCATTCAGAAAGAGGTTCTTAACAATATGTCCAAGGAGCTCTTAAGCGGAAAAATCAAATCCGATAGTGTAATTCTCTTGGATGCCTTTGATGACGAACTTGTATTTAGAAATCAAAATGATTTGGTAGTATAA
- a CDS encoding SixA phosphatase family protein — translation MKLLKILSFFLLLSFISCKEDNPTEKPNQDAGISTFYFIRHAEKDRTNPEDPDPELSQKGLGRAMHWAEILNEVDLDAIYSTNFNRTSMTAAPTSVKKNIDVQYYDPRILDIDQFKKDNLNKNVLVVGHSNTTPEFVNLLLGEDKYTQIDDNENGTLFIVTIVDGIATSSRLIFNCNCPD, via the coding sequence ATGAAATTACTAAAGATTCTTTCATTCTTTCTTTTATTGTCATTTATTTCCTGCAAGGAAGACAATCCCACTGAAAAACCAAACCAAGATGCCGGTATTTCTACTTTTTATTTCATACGGCATGCCGAGAAGGATAGAACCAATCCAGAAGACCCCGACCCTGAACTTAGCCAAAAGGGATTGGGAAGAGCCATGCATTGGGCTGAAATTTTAAATGAAGTAGATTTGGATGCTATTTATTCCACTAATTTCAATAGGACTTCGATGACCGCTGCCCCCACCTCTGTAAAAAAGAACATCGATGTTCAATATTATGATCCTAGAATTTTGGATATAGATCAATTTAAAAAGGACAATCTTAATAAGAATGTACTTGTAGTTGGTCATAGCAATACTACACCTGAATTCGTCAATCTTTTATTGGGTGAAGATAAATACACCCAAATAGATGACAATGAAAACGGGACCTTATTCATTGTCACCATTGTTGACGGTATTGCAACTAGTAGTAGGCTTATTTTTAATTGTAACTGCCCTGATTAA
- the glyA gene encoding serine hydroxymethyltransferase yields the protein MERDNRIFELIEAERRRQKNGIELIASENFVSPQVMEAAGSVLTNKYAEGYPGKRYYGGCEVVDEVEQLAIDRAKELFGAEYANVQPHSGSQANASVYHACLQAGDTILGFDLSHGGHLTHGSPVNFSGKLYNPVFYGVDEKTGTLDYDKIQEIATKERPKLIIAGASAYSRDMDFKRFREIADSVNALLLADISHPAGLIAKGLLSDPIPHCHIVTTTTHKTLRGPRGGLILMGKDFDNPFGIKLKNGNLRKMSALLDLAVFPGNQGGPLEHIIAAKAVAFGEALTEEFGEYMQQVKKNADAMAKAFVAKDYNIISGGTDNHMMLIDLRNKGITGKDAEKALVLADITANKNMVPFDDKSPFVTSGIRFGTAAITTRGLVEEDMKTVVEFIDKVLTNPEDSQVISEVKNSVNAMMGGREIFNEMSVKA from the coding sequence ATGGAAAGGGATAATCGAATATTTGAACTCATTGAAGCGGAAAGAAGGCGCCAAAAAAACGGTATTGAATTAATTGCTTCTGAAAACTTTGTGAGCCCACAGGTTATGGAGGCTGCCGGTTCCGTTCTAACGAACAAATATGCTGAAGGATATCCAGGGAAACGTTATTATGGCGGATGCGAAGTTGTCGATGAAGTAGAGCAATTGGCCATTGATAGGGCAAAGGAGTTGTTTGGGGCGGAATATGCCAACGTACAGCCCCATTCGGGTTCCCAAGCCAATGCTTCTGTATATCATGCCTGTCTTCAAGCAGGTGACACCATTTTGGGGTTTGATCTTTCCCATGGGGGTCACCTTACCCACGGGTCTCCGGTCAATTTTTCCGGTAAATTGTACAACCCGGTTTTTTATGGGGTAGATGAAAAAACGGGAACGCTGGACTATGATAAAATTCAGGAAATAGCAACGAAGGAGCGACCAAAACTTATAATAGCGGGAGCCTCTGCCTATTCTCGCGATATGGATTTCAAAAGGTTTCGGGAAATTGCCGATAGTGTAAACGCTTTGTTGTTGGCCGACATTTCGCATCCCGCCGGTTTAATAGCGAAAGGATTGTTAAGTGACCCCATACCTCATTGTCATATAGTGACTACTACTACCCATAAAACCTTAAGAGGACCAAGGGGAGGTTTGATTTTGATGGGTAAGGATTTTGACAACCCCTTCGGAATCAAGCTTAAGAACGGTAACCTAAGAAAGATGTCCGCCTTATTGGATTTGGCCGTTTTTCCAGGCAATCAAGGAGGACCTTTGGAACATATCATTGCAGCAAAGGCAGTAGCCTTTGGGGAAGCGCTTACCGAGGAATTTGGGGAATATATGCAACAGGTGAAAAAGAATGCAGATGCTATGGCCAAGGCTTTTGTGGCCAAGGACTATAATATTATTTCCGGTGGTACTGACAACCACATGATGTTGATAGATCTCCGAAATAAGGGAATTACCGGTAAGGATGCCGAAAAGGCTTTGGTATTGGCCGATATTACGGCAAACAAGAATATGGTTCCTTTTGATGATAAATCACCATTTGTAACCTCTGGTATTCGTTTTGGAACAGCAGCAATTACAACGAGAGGGTTGGTAGAAGAGGATATGAAGACCGTTGTAGAATTTATTGATAAAGTATTGACGAATCCCGAGGATTCTCAGGTAATTTCGGAAGTTAAGAACAGTGTCAATGCCATGATGGGAGGCAGGGAAATCTTTAATGAAATGTCGGTAAAGGCCTAA
- the smpB gene encoding SsrA-binding protein SmpB has translation MQNKINIKNKRARFEYELLDTYTAGIVLAGTEIKSIRYGKASIAESFCEFNDRGELFVINMQIDEYSHAYHFNHKPKAERKLLLNKRELNKLHKEVKASGLTIVPLSLFINDRGLAKMQIALAKGKKLYDKRDTIRDRDNKRNLDRIKKSFNS, from the coding sequence ATGCAGAATAAAATAAATATTAAAAATAAAAGGGCTCGTTTCGAATACGAGTTACTGGATACCTATACTGCAGGAATCGTACTTGCAGGTACGGAAATAAAGTCCATTCGATATGGAAAAGCTTCCATTGCAGAAAGTTTTTGCGAGTTTAATGACCGGGGAGAACTTTTTGTGATCAATATGCAAATAGACGAGTATTCCCATGCCTACCATTTCAACCACAAACCAAAGGCTGAAAGAAAACTATTATTGAATAAAAGAGAGCTAAATAAACTTCATAAAGAAGTTAAGGCATCGGGTCTAACCATAGTGCCCTTGTCCCTTTTTATAAATGATCGCGGACTAGCCAAAATGCAAATTGCTTTAGCTAAGGGTAAAAAGCTTTATGACAAGAGAGATACCATAAGGGACAGGGACAATAAGCGAAATTTAGACCGAATCAAAAAAAGCTTCAATTCTTAG
- a CDS encoding protein-L-isoaspartate(D-aspartate) O-methyltransferase, translated as MKDTYRHKGMRNQLAELLMEKGITDTKVLNAIREVPRHLFMDSSFEGHAYQDKAFPIAADQTISQPYTVAFQTELLQLEPNHTVLEIGTGSGYQTAVLLKCKAKVYTIERQLELFKKTNLFFKKMGYRPKKFVFGDGYKGLPEDAPFDRIIVTAGAPEVPKALMSQLKVGGRLVIPVGFEDQIMTLLERTSEKEFKKTEYGSFRFVPLLEDKN; from the coding sequence TTGAAAGATACCTATAGACACAAAGGCATGCGCAATCAATTGGCAGAATTGCTGATGGAAAAAGGCATTACGGATACAAAGGTCCTGAATGCTATTAGAGAGGTGCCCAGACATCTTTTTATGGACAGTAGTTTTGAAGGTCATGCCTATCAGGACAAGGCGTTTCCCATTGCGGCGGACCAGACGATATCGCAGCCTTATACGGTGGCGTTCCAAACAGAATTATTGCAATTGGAACCCAACCATACCGTGTTGGAAATTGGCACCGGTAGTGGTTATCAAACTGCAGTTTTATTAAAATGCAAGGCCAAAGTGTATACCATTGAAAGACAATTGGAGCTGTTTAAAAAAACTAACCTATTTTTTAAGAAAATGGGATACCGGCCCAAAAAGTTTGTATTTGGTGATGGCTATAAAGGTCTTCCAGAAGATGCGCCATTTGATCGGATTATTGTTACCGCCGGGGCACCGGAAGTGCCCAAGGCATTGATGTCCCAATTAAAAGTAGGAGGCAGGCTCGTGATACCGGTAGGTTTTGAAGATCAGATCATGACCTTGTTAGAAAGAACATCGGAAAAAGAATTCAAGAAAACCGAGTATGGTTCCTTCAGGTTTGTACCCTTATTAGAGGATAAAAACTAA